From one Rhizobium rosettiformans genomic stretch:
- a CDS encoding ABC transporter permease has protein sequence MTKLDYVAPRPARWPIRRLAGVAILGGLLAFAFLPLVIGGADPLKQTLRYSLQGPSAADWFGFDHLGRSMQARLAAALRLSLGLALLSVFTAMIPGVLLGVLAAWRGGFADRAVGAVSEAFLALPGLLLVLMLTAIVPDNPAMLYIGISLVLWVEYFRLTRALTRPLLMSPAVEASRLLGFGPAYILRRHLWPELAPMILTLAAYGASSAIMAIAALGFVSVGVRPPTPELGSMMIELLPYYQEAPHALLQPIAVIFLMVLALQLIAGKDKP, from the coding sequence ATGACGAAGCTCGATTATGTGGCGCCGCGCCCGGCGCGTTGGCCGATACGTCGGCTGGCTGGCGTGGCCATCCTTGGCGGGCTCCTGGCTTTTGCCTTCCTCCCGCTTGTGATCGGCGGAGCCGATCCGCTCAAGCAGACCCTGCGCTATAGCCTGCAGGGGCCGAGTGCTGCCGACTGGTTCGGCTTTGACCATCTCGGCCGCTCGATGCAGGCGCGGCTTGCGGCAGCCCTTCGCCTGTCGCTGGGGCTGGCACTGCTTTCGGTCTTCACGGCGATGATCCCGGGGGTGCTGCTCGGTGTGCTTGCGGCCTGGCGCGGCGGTTTTGCCGATCGGGCCGTGGGTGCGGTATCAGAGGCCTTCCTGGCGCTGCCCGGCTTGTTGCTTGTGCTGATGCTGACAGCGATCGTGCCCGACAATCCGGCCATGCTCTATATCGGCATTTCGCTGGTGCTCTGGGTCGAATACTTCCGCCTGACCCGCGCCTTGACACGACCACTGCTGATGTCGCCAGCGGTCGAGGCGTCACGTCTGCTCGGCTTCGGTCCCGCCTATATCCTGCGCCGGCATCTCTGGCCGGAGCTTGCGCCGATGATTTTGACGCTGGCCGCCTATGGTGCTTCCTCTGCGATCATGGCGATTGCGGCGCTCGGCTTCGTCAGCGTCGGGGTCCGCCCGCCGACCCCGGAACTCGGATCGATGATGATCGAGCTTCTGCCTTATTACCAGGAGGCGCCGCATGCGCTGCTGCAGCCGATTGCCGTCATCTTCCTGATGGTGCTCGCCCTGCAATTGATCGCCGGAAAGGACAAGCCATGA
- a CDS encoding ABC transporter ATP-binding protein: MTILLSVDGASVSAASGEIVAPVSFSLKAGRPFTILGETGSGKSLLAQAIIGLLPSGLTATGSLTIDGETLPLAEPKLFRKLWGRTVGVLPQEPWLALDPTMVALDQVAEGHRYLGRLDEDEAVSAARTDLEALGVLDAEAKLPGQLSGGMAQRVAFAAARAGGARIIIADEPTKGLDVSSRDEVIALLMQEVQAGGTVLTITHDLALARQMGGDLAVMLEGKIIEVGETADVLASPSHDYTRRLIAAEPDNWAQRASAVPGDTDPILIASGLKKARGGKLLFAGQDLSLRPGEIVGITGPSGSGKSSLGDVLLGLLTPDAGEVIRLPQASAIRYQKLYQDPPSAFPQKITLGEAIADLIRLHRLDGGRVGPLMERLRLSPVLLTRLPTEVSGGELQRFALLRVLLLDPVFLFADEPTSRLDLITQQETIGLLTELARERNCAVLLVSHDAALIEKTCDRQVRIGSD, translated from the coding sequence ATGACCATTCTGCTTTCCGTCGATGGGGCTTCGGTCTCCGCCGCCAGCGGCGAAATCGTTGCACCGGTTTCGTTTTCTCTCAAGGCCGGACGGCCCTTCACCATTCTCGGCGAAACCGGCTCGGGCAAGAGCCTGCTTGCCCAGGCGATCATCGGCCTCCTCCCGTCCGGACTGACCGCCACCGGCTCGCTGACCATTGATGGCGAGACGCTGCCGCTGGCCGAGCCGAAGCTCTTTCGGAAACTCTGGGGCCGGACAGTCGGCGTCCTGCCGCAGGAGCCATGGCTGGCGCTTGATCCGACCATGGTGGCGCTCGACCAGGTGGCCGAGGGGCATCGTTATCTGGGACGTCTCGACGAAGACGAGGCCGTCTCTGCGGCTCGCACCGATCTCGAAGCGCTTGGCGTGCTCGATGCCGAGGCAAAGCTCCCGGGTCAGCTTTCCGGCGGCATGGCGCAGCGCGTTGCCTTTGCCGCAGCACGGGCCGGGGGTGCGCGCATCATCATCGCCGACGAGCCGACCAAAGGGCTCGATGTCAGCAGCCGGGACGAGGTGATCGCGCTTCTGATGCAGGAAGTGCAGGCGGGAGGCACGGTGCTCACCATCACCCACGATCTGGCGCTCGCCCGGCAGATGGGCGGCGATCTTGCCGTCATGCTGGAAGGCAAGATCATCGAAGTGGGCGAGACGGCGGACGTGCTGGCATCGCCCTCGCACGACTACACGCGGCGGCTGATCGCCGCCGAACCGGACAACTGGGCGCAACGGGCGTCGGCAGTTCCTGGCGATACCGACCCGATCCTGATCGCTTCCGGCCTGAAGAAGGCGCGGGGTGGCAAGCTGTTGTTTGCCGGGCAAGATCTCTCGCTTCGTCCCGGCGAGATCGTTGGGATCACCGGACCGAGTGGCTCGGGCAAGAGCTCGCTCGGGGACGTGCTGCTCGGGCTGCTGACACCCGATGCGGGCGAGGTCATCCGCCTGCCGCAGGCGTCCGCCATCCGCTACCAGAAGCTCTATCAGGATCCGCCCTCGGCCTTTCCGCAGAAGATCACGCTCGGGGAGGCGATTGCCGATCTCATCCGCCTGCACAGGCTGGACGGGGGGCGTGTCGGGCCACTGATGGAGCGGTTGCGGCTATCACCCGTATTGTTGACGAGGCTGCCGACGGAGGTGTCTGGCGGAGAATTGCAGCGCTTCGCTCTTTTGCGCGTGCTGCTGCTCGATCCGGTCTTCCTGTTTGCCGACGAGCCGACCTCGCGTCTCGATCTGATCACCCAGCAGGAGACCATCGGTCTCCTGACGGAACTGGCGCGGGAGCGGAACTGCGCGGTTTTGCTTGTCAGCCACGACGCGGCCCTGATCGAGAAGACCTGCGATCGCCAGGTGCGGATCGGCTCCGACTAA
- a CDS encoding tellurite resistance TerB family protein gives MFDAKKLLDQFLGSQMPGASGSIGQKGNDILGMAKANPWKSGALAAVLLGTKTGRSLGGNALKLGGLAVIAGLGYQAYKNYQAGQKPEPTQALPELLPPPQDSPFSTEPQAVSNDFALSLVRAMIAAAKADGHIDTAERARIMDKVHLSGLGTEAEAFIEAELAKPIDLDALVASAKTEEQKVEIYTASRLTIEPDTRTERGYLDMLAGRLGLPDALVDHIEATVASAKISL, from the coding sequence ATGTTTGACGCCAAGAAGCTGCTGGATCAATTCCTCGGATCGCAGATGCCGGGAGCATCCGGCTCGATCGGCCAGAAGGGGAACGATATCCTCGGTATGGCGAAGGCCAACCCGTGGAAGAGCGGCGCGCTGGCAGCCGTGCTGCTGGGCACGAAGACCGGTCGATCGCTCGGCGGCAATGCCCTGAAGCTCGGCGGCCTCGCCGTAATTGCCGGTCTCGGCTACCAGGCCTACAAGAATTATCAGGCTGGCCAGAAGCCTGAGCCGACACAGGCCTTGCCAGAACTTCTGCCGCCGCCGCAGGATTCTCCCTTCAGCACCGAGCCCCAGGCCGTCTCGAATGACTTTGCCCTGTCGCTGGTGCGGGCGATGATCGCCGCCGCCAAGGCCGACGGGCACATCGATACTGCCGAGCGGGCGCGGATCATGGACAAGGTTCACCTCTCTGGTCTCGGTACGGAAGCCGAAGCCTTCATCGAGGCCGAGCTTGCCAAGCCGATCGATCTCGATGCGCTCGTCGCCTCGGCCAAGACCGAAGAGCAGAAGGTGGAAATCTACACCGCCTCGCGCCTGACGATCGAGCCCGACACCCGAACGGAGCGCGGTTACCTCGATATGCTGGCCGGTCGTCTAGGTCTGCCGGATGCGCTGGTCGATCATATCGAGGCCACCGTCGCCTCTGCAAAGATCAGTCTCTGA
- a CDS encoding DUF1007 family protein — protein MLKRLGYWAAAMVTAFATPALSHPHIFAEARLEIVAADDGTLKELRNVWRFDDIFSSSVLMDFDKNSDLKLDHSELNEIANTIRDSLGDYSYFTFITKDGATSEIAKPEVFNVDFKDNQLLVFFVAKPKTPVAIGGRMNFGVYDPTLYTAIDFAKDEDMLVEGKAFAACTHKVVRPDPDEVIAQNQLNLTEAFFSDPTGNDMGKLFATRMEVSC, from the coding sequence ATGCTGAAGAGGCTCGGTTACTGGGCGGCCGCAATGGTCACGGCCTTTGCCACACCGGCACTTTCCCATCCGCACATCTTCGCCGAGGCCCGTCTCGAGATTGTCGCGGCGGATGACGGCACGCTGAAGGAACTGCGCAATGTCTGGCGCTTCGACGACATCTTCTCCTCGAGTGTTCTCATGGACTTCGACAAGAACAGCGACCTGAAGCTCGACCACAGTGAGCTCAATGAAATTGCCAACACGATCCGCGATTCGCTCGGCGATTACAGCTATTTCACCTTCATCACCAAGGACGGCGCGACCAGCGAGATCGCCAAACCAGAGGTCTTCAACGTCGACTTCAAGGACAACCAACTGCTCGTCTTCTTCGTCGCAAAACCGAAGACGCCGGTCGCGATCGGCGGGCGTATGAATTTCGGCGTCTACGATCCGACGCTCTACACGGCAATCGACTTCGCCAAGGATGAGGACATGCTGGTCGAAGGCAAGGCCTTCGCGGCCTGCACCCACAAGGTCGTCCGCCCCGATCCAGACGAGGTGATTGCCCAGAACCAGCTCAACCTCACGGAGGCCTTTTTCAGCGATCCAACCGGCAATGACATGGGCAAGCTGTTTGCCACCCGCATGGAGGTCTCATGCTGA
- a CDS encoding CHAD domain-containing protein: MPYRISPDAGLETEIRRIAREQLERAIAALETRPDGLHEAIHEARKKFKRVRNLYRLVASADKTFRRQENARIRDTARGLSLVRDATALIETVDHLSEHTLTDDEAETLDAARTVLVLRRDDIASSEMDLEDKVRHAIDQCHAAHAALDSLQLPSKPGHAARLLARGWRKGLQRAAEALEFCEGQGHGEAYHDLRKAAQAYWMNLSLLRELWPSAFAAKRRDAKRLVDLLGHEHDLTVLTALLDHEPEIFGNGEGQSFLLAIIIRRQQDLRREAIALAGQVFADPAKDEAGVIETLWLRATA, encoded by the coding sequence ATGCCCTATAGGATCAGCCCGGACGCGGGACTGGAGACAGAAATCCGGCGGATCGCCCGCGAACAGCTGGAGCGCGCCATCGCGGCGCTGGAGACCAGACCCGATGGACTGCACGAGGCGATCCACGAGGCCCGCAAGAAGTTCAAGCGGGTCCGCAATCTCTACCGGCTCGTCGCCTCCGCCGACAAGACGTTTCGTCGCCAGGAGAATGCCCGCATTCGCGACACCGCCCGCGGCCTCTCCCTTGTGCGCGACGCAACAGCCTTGATCGAAACCGTCGACCATCTCTCAGAGCACACGCTGACTGATGATGAAGCGGAGACGCTGGATGCGGCCCGCACCGTCCTCGTCCTCAGGCGCGACGACATCGCCTCCTCCGAAATGGATCTCGAGGACAAGGTTCGGCACGCGATCGACCAGTGCCATGCTGCCCATGCAGCGCTTGACTCACTCCAACTTCCCTCGAAACCCGGACATGCGGCACGCCTGCTGGCCAGAGGCTGGCGCAAAGGCCTGCAGCGGGCGGCCGAAGCGCTGGAATTTTGCGAGGGACAAGGCCATGGCGAGGCCTATCATGACCTGCGCAAGGCGGCCCAGGCCTACTGGATGAACCTCTCGCTGCTGCGCGAGCTCTGGCCAAGTGCCTTCGCCGCCAAGCGCAGGGACGCCAAGAGACTGGTTGACCTGCTTGGCCATGAACACGACTTGACGGTGTTGACGGCCCTGCTCGACCATGAGCCCGAGATCTTCGGTAACGGTGAAGGCCAGTCTTTCCTGCTGGCGATCATCATCCGCCGCCAGCAGGACCTGCGCCGCGAGGCGATCGCCCTGGCCGGTCAGGTCTTCGCCGACCCCGCGAAAGACGAGGCCGGCGTCATCGAGACGCTGTGGCTGCGGGCCACGGCTTAG
- a CDS encoding 2-dehydro-3-deoxy-phosphogluconate aldolase, which produces MGDKTEKLLSTLKLQPVVPVLIVEDAKTAVPLARALVAGGLKAIEITLRTDAALEAVRLVAQEVEGAVVGAGTILNAAHYAAAVDAGSQFIVSPGTTQELLDVARKSDIPLLPGAATASEVMALREEGYKVLKFFPAEQAGGAAYLKALSSPLAGTLFCPTGGISLKNAMDYLSLPNVVCVGGSWVAPKELVSAGDWAGITKLASEAAALKG; this is translated from the coding sequence ATGGGCGATAAAACCGAAAAGCTCCTCTCCACCCTGAAACTTCAGCCGGTCGTGCCGGTTCTGATCGTTGAGGATGCCAAGACGGCGGTGCCTTTGGCGCGCGCTCTTGTCGCAGGCGGGCTGAAGGCGATCGAGATCACGCTCAGGACCGATGCAGCACTTGAAGCCGTTCGGCTCGTGGCGCAGGAAGTCGAAGGCGCCGTCGTCGGTGCCGGCACCATCCTCAACGCCGCCCATTATGCCGCAGCCGTCGATGCGGGTTCGCAGTTCATCGTCAGCCCCGGAACGACGCAAGAACTGCTGGACGTGGCGCGGAAATCCGACATTCCGCTTCTGCCCGGTGCGGCCACCGCGTCGGAAGTCATGGCGCTCCGCGAAGAGGGCTACAAGGTCCTGAAGTTCTTCCCCGCCGAGCAGGCCGGCGGTGCGGCCTATCTCAAGGCCCTGTCCTCGCCGCTCGCTGGAACGCTGTTCTGCCCGACCGGCGGTATCTCGCTGAAGAATGCCATGGACTATCTCTCGCTGCCGAACGTCGTCTGCGTTGGTGGCTCGTGGGTTGCGCCGAAGGAACTGGTTTCAGCCGGCGACTGGGCTGGCATCACCAAGCTTGCCAGCGAGGCTGCGGCGCTCAAGGGCTGA
- a CDS encoding CYTH domain-containing protein, translating to MAKEIERKFLVRDDAWKSNVTSETRIRQAYICAESDRSVRIRTKNDETAQVTLKFGSNLLVRDEFEYPIPIDDAREMIGIADGHVIDKTRYTVDFAGFTWEIDVFAGHHRGLVIAEVEMQSESDDPKLPAWLGREVTGDKRYSNQALATQRSRPGLVHAL from the coding sequence ATGGCGAAGGAAATCGAACGCAAGTTTCTTGTGCGGGACGATGCCTGGAAGAGCAATGTTACCTCCGAGACCCGGATCAGGCAGGCCTATATCTGCGCTGAAAGCGACCGCTCGGTGCGCATCCGGACGAAAAACGACGAGACCGCTCAGGTCACGCTGAAGTTCGGCAGCAACCTCCTGGTTCGCGACGAATTCGAATATCCCATCCCGATTGACGACGCCCGCGAAATGATCGGCATCGCCGACGGCCATGTGATCGACAAGACCCGCTACACGGTCGATTTTGCCGGCTTCACCTGGGAGATCGACGTCTTCGCCGGCCATCACCGCGGCCTCGTCATTGCCGAAGTCGAGATGCAGTCGGAAAGCGATGATCCCAAGCTGCCCGCTTGGCTCGGCCGCGAGGTGACGGGAGACAAGCGCTATTCGAACCAGGCCCTTGCGACCCAGCGGAGCCGGCCGGGGCTGGTGCATGCCCTATAG
- a CDS encoding LysR family transcriptional regulator — protein sequence MDTLTRIRAFIDVVEAEGFSAAARKTGRSKALLSKYVRELEDELGALLLNRTTRQFSLTEAGHTYFRTAADILKEIDNLADLVRENNADLKGKLKVTVPRTFIDADVGQSLIDFAKENPQISLEIVAEDRFVDLIEEGFDLGIRITKLDDSGMIARKLSDFRIYACATPAFIAENGPLAHPSELSRIPFLIDTNSRSHNSLRFMEANGDMISVNVSGPIEVNSPLATLRAARAGMGVAMIPDFIARPYLASGELVSLFDDFIAKDRGIYAVYPHRRYLPAKVRAFVDYLHAWFKRYS from the coding sequence ATGGACACGCTGACGCGCATCAGAGCCTTCATCGACGTGGTGGAAGCCGAAGGTTTTTCCGCTGCCGCCCGCAAGACGGGCCGCTCCAAGGCGCTTTTGTCGAAGTACGTCAGAGAGTTGGAGGATGAACTCGGCGCCCTCCTGCTCAATCGTACGACACGACAGTTCTCGCTGACCGAGGCCGGCCACACCTATTTCCGCACCGCCGCTGACATTCTGAAGGAGATCGACAACCTCGCCGACCTCGTGCGCGAGAACAATGCCGACCTCAAGGGCAAGCTCAAGGTCACGGTTCCCCGCACCTTCATCGATGCCGATGTCGGACAGTCGCTGATCGATTTTGCCAAGGAGAACCCACAGATCTCTCTGGAGATCGTTGCGGAAGACAGGTTTGTTGACCTGATCGAGGAGGGTTTCGATCTCGGCATCCGAATCACCAAGCTCGATGATTCCGGCATGATCGCCCGCAAGCTCTCCGACTTCCGTATCTATGCCTGCGCCACACCGGCCTTCATTGCAGAGAACGGTCCACTGGCGCATCCCAGCGAACTCTCGCGCATCCCCTTCCTGATCGATACCAATTCTCGCTCCCACAACAGCCTGCGCTTCATGGAAGCGAATGGCGACATGATCTCGGTCAACGTTTCGGGCCCTATCGAAGTCAACAGCCCGCTGGCGACCCTGCGCGCCGCGCGGGCTGGCATGGGCGTCGCCATGATCCCGGACTTCATTGCCCGCCCCTATCTGGCATCGGGCGAACTGGTCTCGCTCTTCGACGATTTCATCGCCAAGGACCGCGGCATCTATGCCGTCTACCCGCACCGCCGCTATCTCCCGGCCAAGGTACGCGCCTTCGTCGACTATCTTCACGCATGGTTCAAGCGCTACTCCTGA
- a CDS encoding GNAT family N-acetyltransferase yields MRDLSSFKGCPAPQPVRLEGRFVVVEPFDRSAHLHALWTGLGGMAINPLLIYFTQPDFNGIDDFDAWLAAVQKGGWVTEVFRDKASGKIVGMANYMRPDPANGVVEIGGVAHGPAMSRSPLSTEAHYLLARHVFDDLGYRRYEWKCHNENEPSKVTAKRYGFSFEGVFRQHMLSKGKNRDTAWFSMIDSEWPLIRAAFEAWLSPENFDEAGRQRRRLEDLRAELAASDT; encoded by the coding sequence ATGCGTGACCTGTCCAGTTTCAAAGGATGTCCGGCGCCCCAGCCCGTGAGGCTGGAGGGGCGTTTTGTCGTGGTCGAGCCGTTTGACCGTTCCGCGCATCTCCATGCGCTCTGGACCGGTCTTGGCGGCATGGCGATCAATCCGCTGCTCATCTATTTCACCCAGCCCGATTTCAACGGCATCGACGACTTCGACGCCTGGCTGGCGGCCGTCCAGAAAGGTGGCTGGGTCACGGAGGTTTTTCGCGACAAGGCGTCGGGCAAGATCGTCGGCATGGCAAACTACATGCGACCCGATCCGGCCAATGGCGTCGTGGAAATCGGCGGTGTGGCGCATGGTCCTGCCATGAGCCGCTCTCCGCTTTCGACAGAGGCGCATTATCTTCTGGCCCGGCACGTCTTCGACGATCTCGGCTATCGCCGCTACGAATGGAAGTGCCACAACGAGAACGAGCCGAGCAAGGTGACGGCGAAGCGCTACGGCTTCAGCTTCGAAGGCGTGTTCCGCCAACACATGCTGTCGAAGGGAAAGAACCGCGATACCGCGTGGTTCTCGATGATCGACAGCGAGTGGCCATTGATCCGCGCTGCCTTCGAGGCTTGGCTTTCGCCTGAGAATTTTGACGAGGCCGGCCGCCAACGGCGTCGGCTTGAGGATCTGCGGGCCGAGCTCGCGGCCTCAGACACCTGA
- a CDS encoding nickel/cobalt transporter, which translates to MLRTVGRARTGGLIAVTLAIVLLAGLAHAASPLGIGTAEPSYQPSSGPFAQLLVWINDHQQSFYRSLTGALKAMREDPASVVTLVGLSFLYGIFHAAGPGHGKAVISSYLLANEIELRRGILISFVSAFLQGLVAIAVVGTAYVVLRGTAISMTDATRTLEIASYAMIVAFGLWLLVRKLKASFAQTSRAAATTGSLFESADTSSGGSVTASLFAGPTETTSTGETTGSRFRALAVAHDHDALAPGSVCHECGIAHLPDPSLVGGSAFSLRDAWSAVIAVGMRPCSGALLVMTFSLLNGLLLGGVLSVFAMAFGTAITVSILASLAVGAKGIALKLSGPGSRRAGVVASLIEVGAALLVILLGALLLAASLNG; encoded by the coding sequence ATGCTGAGGACGGTCGGCCGCGCACGCACTGGAGGGCTCATTGCCGTGACACTGGCGATCGTGCTTCTCGCCGGTCTCGCCCATGCCGCCTCTCCTCTCGGCATTGGAACGGCAGAACCCAGCTACCAGCCTTCAAGCGGCCCTTTCGCGCAACTGCTGGTCTGGATCAACGACCACCAGCAGAGCTTTTACCGATCGCTGACCGGCGCGCTGAAGGCCATGCGCGAGGATCCCGCAAGCGTCGTTACACTTGTCGGCCTCTCCTTCTTGTACGGGATCTTCCACGCCGCCGGCCCCGGTCATGGCAAAGCGGTCATCTCGTCCTATCTGCTCGCCAATGAAATCGAGTTGCGCCGCGGCATCCTGATTTCCTTCGTCTCGGCATTCCTGCAGGGCCTCGTCGCCATCGCGGTCGTCGGCACTGCCTATGTCGTGCTGCGCGGCACCGCGATCAGCATGACGGATGCGACGCGAACACTGGAGATTGCCAGCTACGCGATGATCGTCGCCTTCGGCCTGTGGCTGCTGGTGCGCAAGCTGAAGGCATCCTTTGCCCAGACCAGCAGGGCTGCCGCAACGACGGGCAGCCTGTTCGAGAGTGCCGACACGTCCTCCGGCGGCAGCGTTACGGCCTCGCTGTTTGCCGGTCCGACTGAGACCACCTCGACTGGCGAGACAACCGGCTCACGCTTCCGCGCCCTGGCGGTCGCCCATGATCACGATGCGCTGGCTCCAGGGTCTGTCTGCCACGAATGCGGCATCGCCCACCTGCCCGATCCGAGCCTCGTCGGCGGCAGCGCTTTCAGCCTGCGGGACGCCTGGTCGGCCGTCATCGCGGTCGGCATGCGGCCATGTTCCGGCGCCTTGCTGGTGATGACCTTCTCGTTGTTGAACGGCTTGCTGCTCGGCGGCGTGCTGTCGGTTTTCGCCATGGCGTTCGGCACCGCGATTACCGTTTCGATTCTCGCCAGCCTTGCGGTCGGCGCCAAGGGCATTGCGTTGAAACTCTCAGGCCCTGGGTCGCGCCGCGCGGGCGTCGTTGCGAGCTTGATCGAAGTCGGCGCAGCACTGCTCGTTATCCTACTCGGCGCCCTTCTATTGGCAGCCAGCCTGAACGGCTGA
- the odc2 gene encoding ornithine/lysine decarboxylase, translating into MTTARILDFINTRRPEGPCLVVDLDVVRDNFGAFRHALPDSAIYYAVKANPAPEILQLLASLGSNFDCASVAEIQMALDAGADASRISFGNTIKKERDIARAFALGVNLYAVDSHEEVEKISRAAPGSRVFCRVLTDGEGAEWPLSRKFGCVPQMAVDVLVYAHQLGLESFGVSFHVGSQMTKVDAWDGALADAKRVFASLAKQGIVLKMVNMGGGFPTKYLRDIPSAEAYGLAIKASLRKHFGNNLPQTIIEPGRGMVGNAGVIKAEVVLISKKSDNDENRWVFLDIGKFGGLAETMDEAIRYPIRTAHDADEMAPCVLAGPTCDSADVMYEKNMYPLPITLSIGDEVLIEGTGAYTTTYSAVAFNGFDPLKSYVI; encoded by the coding sequence ATGACCACTGCACGCATCCTCGACTTCATCAACACCCGACGTCCCGAAGGTCCCTGCCTCGTGGTAGACCTCGACGTCGTGCGCGACAATTTCGGTGCCTTCCGTCATGCCCTGCCGGACAGCGCCATCTACTACGCAGTCAAGGCGAACCCGGCGCCGGAGATCCTCCAGCTCCTGGCCTCGCTGGGCTCGAACTTCGACTGCGCTTCCGTTGCCGAGATCCAGATGGCACTCGATGCCGGTGCAGATGCCTCGCGCATCTCCTTCGGCAACACCATCAAGAAGGAGCGTGATATTGCGCGTGCCTTCGCTCTCGGTGTCAACCTTTACGCCGTCGACAGCCATGAGGAAGTCGAGAAGATCTCGCGTGCCGCTCCTGGCTCCCGCGTGTTCTGCCGCGTCCTGACGGACGGCGAAGGCGCCGAATGGCCGCTGTCGCGCAAGTTCGGCTGCGTGCCGCAGATGGCCGTCGACGTTCTCGTCTATGCACACCAGCTCGGCCTCGAAAGCTTTGGCGTCTCGTTCCATGTCGGCTCGCAGATGACCAAGGTCGACGCCTGGGACGGCGCCCTTGCCGATGCCAAGCGCGTGTTCGCGTCGCTGGCCAAGCAGGGCATCGTCCTGAAGATGGTCAACATGGGTGGTGGTTTCCCGACCAAGTATCTGCGCGACATCCCGTCAGCAGAGGCTTATGGTCTGGCGATCAAGGCGTCGCTGCGGAAGCACTTCGGCAACAACCTCCCGCAGACCATCATCGAGCCGGGCCGCGGCATGGTCGGCAATGCCGGCGTGATCAAGGCGGAAGTCGTGTTGATCTCGAAGAAGTCGGACAATGACGAGAACCGTTGGGTGTTCCTCGACATCGGTAAGTTCGGCGGTCTCGCCGAAACCATGGACGAAGCGATCCGTTACCCGATCCGCACCGCCCATGACGCCGACGAAATGGCGCCTTGCGTGCTTGCCGGTCCGACCTGCGATTCGGCCGACGTCATGTACGAGAAGAACATGTATCCGCTGCCGATCACGCTTTCGATCGGCGATGAAGTTCTGATCGAGGGCACCGGCGCTTACACCACCACCTATTCGGCGGTGGCGTTCAACGGCTTCGACCCGCTCAAGTCCTACGTCATCTGA
- a CDS encoding GNAT family N-acetyltransferase: MAAVLTSMRALFAPSPAFVIDHETPADVVAREALLDRTMGRDRRKKSSEKIRRGRVPAEGLALVARDGARHVIGTVRLWNIEAGVSRAGQAVDALLLGPLAVDCAHEGKGIGAALMRAALLEARKRGHGAVLLVGDAPYYERFGFFADKTQHLVMPGPFARDRFLALELVHGWLEGAAGMVVASGRKLSQPTDLRRAA; encoded by the coding sequence ATGGCCGCTGTTCTGACCAGCATGCGCGCGCTTTTCGCGCCGTCGCCTGCATTTGTCATCGATCATGAAACGCCGGCCGACGTGGTCGCGCGCGAGGCGCTGCTTGACCGCACCATGGGCCGCGACCGCCGCAAGAAGTCGTCGGAGAAGATCCGCCGCGGTCGTGTTCCGGCCGAAGGGCTGGCACTCGTTGCCCGTGATGGCGCACGCCACGTGATCGGAACCGTGCGTCTGTGGAATATCGAGGCCGGCGTCAGCCGTGCAGGCCAGGCGGTTGACGCCCTGCTGCTCGGTCCGCTCGCCGTCGACTGCGCCCATGAGGGCAAGGGAATTGGCGCGGCGCTCATGCGGGCAGCGCTTCTCGAGGCGCGCAAGCGCGGCCACGGTGCTGTGCTGCTCGTCGGCGATGCCCCTTATTATGAGCGTTTCGGCTTTTTTGCCGACAAGACGCAGCATCTGGTGATGCCGGGTCCGTTTGCCCGTGACCGCTTCTTGGCGCTGGAACTTGTGCATGGCTGGCTCGAAGGAGCTGCCGGCATGGTGGTCGCGTCCGGTCGTAAGCTGTCGCAGCCGACGGA